The following nucleotide sequence is from Aminobacterium mobile DSM 12262.
CCACATCAAGAACGAGTCCTTGCAACTCTTTTACAAGTACTCGGAAGCTTTCAGGGACTCCCGGCCTTGCTAGATTTTGCCCCTTAACTATTTTTTCATAGGTTTTCAAGCGACCTCTGATGTCGTCTGATTTCACAGTAAGCATTTCTTGTAAGATATGGGCTGCTCCGTATCCTTCAAGAGCCCAAACCTCCATTTCTCCGAAACGCTGCCCACCGAACTGGGCCTTCCCTCCAAGAGGCTGCTGTGTAATTAAACTGTAAGGCCCTATAGAACGGGCATGAATCTTATCATCTACGAGGTGAATCAATTTAAGCATATACATGTACCCTACGGTGACCTTCTTCTCCATGGGTTCTCCCGTACGGCCATCGTACAAGGTAATCATTCCGTCTGACGTAAGATCAGGATATTTCTCTTTGCTCAGTTTTTCCAACTGCTCAAAGATTTCATCTTCCTGAGCGCCCTCAAAGACAGGTGTAGCTACCTGCCAGCCATTATGTACTGCAACAAACCCCATGATAGTTTCTAGAACCTGACCAAGGTTCATTCGGCTAGGAACACCTAAAGGGTTCAGCACAATATCGCAAGGAGTACCATCGGGAAGATATGGCATATCTTCTATAGGCAGGACCTTTGAAACCACGCCCTTGTTGCCGTGGCGACCAGCCATTTTATCTCCCACGGTAATCTTTCTAAGCTGTGCAACATATATTTTGACAACTTCACTCACGCCAGGGCTTAAAGCATCTGGGTTATTTTCTCGAGTCATGCGCTTGACAGCAACAATTTTCCCTCTCGCTCCATGAGGAACTTTTAGCGAAGTATCGCGTACTTCACGTGCTTTCTCCCCAAAAATAGCCCTCAACAGTTTCTCTTCTGGGGACTGGTCTGATTCACCCTTAGGCGTAACCTTACCTACTAGTATATCTCCAGCGTTGACCTCAGCTCCCACCCGCACAATGCCGTATTCGTCAAGGTTCTTCAACATATCTTCGCCTACGTTAGGAATGTCGCGAGTGATCTCTTCAGGCCCTAATTTAGTATCCCGGGCCTCAATTTCATATTCTTCTATATGGATAGACGTATAAAAGTCTTCTTTTACCAAGCGCTCACTTAAAAGAATAGCATCCTCATAGTTATATCCTTCCCATGGAAGGAACGCTACGAGAACATTCCGCCCTAAAGCTAGCTCTCCATTATCTACCGATTGCCCATCAGCTATAATATCGCCCTTCTTAACCATTTCGCCTTTGTAAACAGAAGGACGCTGATGAATAATTGTGCCCTGATTCGAACGGCGGAACTTCACAAGAGGGTAGACCTGAAGCCCTTTTTTCGTCCGTATCTCAACTTTATCTGCATCGACATACACAACTTCGCCATCTACATCAGTAACGACACAAGAGCCAGAATCTTTAGCAATACGATGCTCCATTCCAGTACCTACTACTGGAGCTTCAGGCTGAATTAAAGGAACAGCCTGACGTTGCATGTTCGATCCCATCAAAGCTCTATTTGCGTCATCATGCTCCAGAAAAGGTATCAAAGCTGTTGAAACCGACACTATCTGCTTGGGAGACACATCTAGGTAATCTACCATTTCTCTGGGGACGAGCTCTATGTCACCTCTATAGCGAGTGTGGCATTCTTTTTCAAGATAACCATCCTCATCAATAAAAGTATTAGCTCGCCCGATATACATGTCGTCTTCTTCATCAGCAGAAAGATAGACAATCTCATTCATGACCTTCCCATCCACTACTTTTCTGCGTGGCGTCATGAGGAAGCCGTATTCATTTACACGTGCATAGGTTGCAAGTGACGTAACAAGACCGATATTAGGCCCTTCCGGAGTTTCGATAGGACATACTCGTCCATAGTGAGTATGATGAACGTCACGAGCCTCAAACCCGGCTCGCTCTCTGCTCAAACCACCCGGTCCAAGAGCTGAAAGACGACGACGATGGGTGACCTCTGCCAAGGGGTTGGTCTGATCCATAAATTGAGAAAGCTGGCCAGAACCAAAAAATTCTCGAATTGCCGCAGCAATAGGACGAACGTTGATAAGGTCTCGAGCCATGGCCGCTTCGAGATCTGGAATAGTCGTCATCCTCTCTTTAGCTATTCTTTCCATGCGAAGCAAACCGATACGAATCTGGTTCTGAAGCAATTCTCCCACTGAACGGACTCGGCGGTTGCCAAGATGGTCAATATCATCATCACTAACTTCCGGGTTTCGAAGGTCGATTACCCCTTGAATAATTTTACGCAAATCTTCCAAGGTTAAAAGACGATTATCTTCGGGGATATTAAGGTCAAGCCGTCTATTCATCTTATACCGGCCCACTCTCCCCAAGTTATAACGTCTTGTATCGAAGAAAAGACTGTAGACATATTCTCTGGCATTTTCCACTCGTGCAGGTTCGTTGGGTCGAAGACGACGGAACATTTCTAACACAGCCTCATCACTATTGGACGTGCTATCTCGCTCCAACGTTGCAGCAATAGCCGGATCCACCGCCCAAACATGTATCTTGGTGCGGCCAAGATCCCAAAGTTTTTCCACATGCTCTTTGGTGAGCCGGCTATTCTTTGCCACTATCTCATTTCCATCGCCATCAAGAACAGTTTCTGCCACAAGACGACCTTTCGTTTCCTCTTCTGTCAGGTCAATCTCTTCAGCTTCGGCGCCAAACATATCGAGAATTTCCTGATTGTTTGAAACACCAAAAGCTTTCAATAAAATAGTAGCAGGAAGTTTTTTCCTGTTATCAATATTGACAGACAGCACATCTCCTGGGCTGAGATTAAACTCAAGCCATGCTCCTCTATCAGGAATAATCTTCGCTGAATAGGATTCCTGCCCAGGAATCTGCTCTTCCTTATGAAAATAAACACCAGCTGAACGTGCAAGTTGATTAACCACCACTCGCTCCGTCCCATTAATGATAAAGGTGCCACGTTTCGTCATAATAGGGAAATCACCAAGGAATATTTCTTCTTCTTTAATCTCCTTGGTTTTCCTATTAACTAAGCGAATAGTAGCACGTATGGGCTGGGACCACGTGAGGTCTCTTTGACGAGCTTCTTCCTCATCTCCCGAAGGGTCATCAATGAAATAATGAATAAACTCGAGAGCGAAAGCCCCGTCATAACTCTCAATAGGAAAAACTTCGTTCAAAAGTTCTTCCAGTCCTTGTAACTTTCTGGAGTCCGGATCACAATCCCTCTGGTAAAACCAGTCATAAGAATTGCGTTGGACTTCTATCATGTCAGGTATCTCTACAAGATCCCTGGCACGACCGAAAGTCAACCTCTGCCGCATTCTGCCCACGGGAACAAACTCGGCCATGCGCCTAATGACCTCCCTGTAAAAGATATGGGGGAAAATATGTTAACGAAGAACAAAGATAACAAAAAGGGCGCGTTGTGTCAACGACACAACGCAGCCCCTTATTATATACGCTATAAGGCTTTTAATGCAAGTCTTTAAAAAATATGGTGCCGAGGCGGGGACTCGAACCCCGACAGGCTTGCGCCCACTAGAACCTGAATCTAGCGCGTATACCAATTTCGCCACCCCGGCTTTTATCATTACGACGGTAATTGTAGCAAGG
It contains:
- the rpoB gene encoding DNA-directed RNA polymerase subunit beta, translated to MAEFVPVGRMRQRLTFGRARDLVEIPDMIEVQRNSYDWFYQRDCDPDSRKLQGLEELLNEVFPIESYDGAFALEFIHYFIDDPSGDEEEARQRDLTWSQPIRATIRLVNRKTKEIKEEEIFLGDFPIMTKRGTFIINGTERVVVNQLARSAGVYFHKEEQIPGQESYSAKIIPDRGAWLEFNLSPGDVLSVNIDNRKKLPATILLKAFGVSNNQEILDMFGAEAEEIDLTEEETKGRLVAETVLDGDGNEIVAKNSRLTKEHVEKLWDLGRTKIHVWAVDPAIAATLERDSTSNSDEAVLEMFRRLRPNEPARVENAREYVYSLFFDTRRYNLGRVGRYKMNRRLDLNIPEDNRLLTLEDLRKIIQGVIDLRNPEVSDDDIDHLGNRRVRSVGELLQNQIRIGLLRMERIAKERMTTIPDLEAAMARDLINVRPIAAAIREFFGSGQLSQFMDQTNPLAEVTHRRRLSALGPGGLSRERAGFEARDVHHTHYGRVCPIETPEGPNIGLVTSLATYARVNEYGFLMTPRRKVVDGKVMNEIVYLSADEEDDMYIGRANTFIDEDGYLEKECHTRYRGDIELVPREMVDYLDVSPKQIVSVSTALIPFLEHDDANRALMGSNMQRQAVPLIQPEAPVVGTGMEHRIAKDSGSCVVTDVDGEVVYVDADKVEIRTKKGLQVYPLVKFRRSNQGTIIHQRPSVYKGEMVKKGDIIADGQSVDNGELALGRNVLVAFLPWEGYNYEDAILLSERLVKEDFYTSIHIEEYEIEARDTKLGPEEITRDIPNVGEDMLKNLDEYGIVRVGAEVNAGDILVGKVTPKGESDQSPEEKLLRAIFGEKAREVRDTSLKVPHGARGKIVAVKRMTRENNPDALSPGVSEVVKIYVAQLRKITVGDKMAGRHGNKGVVSKVLPIEDMPYLPDGTPCDIVLNPLGVPSRMNLGQVLETIMGFVAVHNGWQVATPVFEGAQEDEIFEQLEKLSKEKYPDLTSDGMITLYDGRTGEPMEKKVTVGYMYMLKLIHLVDDKIHARSIGPYSLITQQPLGGKAQFGGQRFGEMEVWALEGYGAAHILQEMLTVKSDDIRGRLKTYEKIVKGQNLARPGVPESFRVLVKELQGLVLDVEIKYSDGTIGELVMDEEDEEGASRRSVVAAPEVKEKAVEKPVEEENVVEEEQKEIENAEEQVIENMLFEGVFEDRNDDPEGAEE